Within the Scleropages formosus chromosome 8, fSclFor1.1, whole genome shotgun sequence genome, the region GCTAATCTGAGGGGTCCCACACGACGGGCTGCCCCTAGCACTGCTGTCATGGAACAGCGGGTTACACAGACCTGAGCTGTGTGGGGCTTTTCTGTGGAGAAAGAGCACAGATCTACAGTGGGTCAACAGACAGTGAGCTGGACTTGGTCTGTTTTGAAATCAAAACGACAAAGCAAAGCAAGCACTTACGTTTTTCTGGGGTACAAGTTCCTCTTCCTTTTCATGGAATATACTATAATTCCAGCAACCAGGACCAGAAACACAGCCACTGCAGTGGTCACATAGACCACCAGAATGTCAAAATCTGCAGTGACAATACCCAAAGTTAACTCAAACACATTCCTGGATCTTGCCATGAGACGTTAATAAAAGCAGTTCTCTGATGTGTTAATACCCCCTacacttcatttagctgatgcttttctccaaagtgacttagtgttaagatacttaacattacctacccatttatagagccaggtaattttactggagcaatttaggaagagtaccttgctcaagggtactatagctggaggtgaggcttaaccctgcaacctttacatacaaaaggcagcagttctaaccactataagTACTGTAACCACAGCAAGCAATTCTAATAACTACACTACGTTGTCCCACACTTCCCTAAATACATCCTGTCAGGGTTCTTTTCGGCAATATAACGGCCAGCAGTGCATTAATGTACAGAGGGGCACACCTGTAGAGAATTCAGAAAGTTTTACGTTGCAGTAAGGAGTTGCCCAaccagggtcacagtgacactGATTCTCGTGGTTGCAGACCTGCCACAAAGGAATTAACAAGTTCAGACAAGTGATAAGTCTTGAAAAGGGACACTCATGACaagagggacaaaaaaaaactcaccccATGGTTGTTGCATTTTGCAGAACAGCCCTCGGTGCCATAGATTTCAATGCCCTGGCAGGTGTTGTCATAACAGACCTGCAAAGATGACAACACATCCTCAGCACAAACACTGTCCAAGCACACAGACAAATaggggggagagggagaagaaaacaaaacaaaacaaacaaccttGCCAAGTCCACACTTGGTTCCCGTTGGAACCATCCCCAGATCGTCAGCTTCAGACAGGTCTACAGCACTGTTGCACCGTGTTCTCCCCAGGGAGAGGGTGGCCTTGTGCCGAGTGATGGGGTATTCATTCCCTCCAGTGCAgaatatttttccacatttcacatCCCTAAAAATGTGATATCACAAAAGAAATATCAATTAATTGGGACAATgaccataaaacaaaaaaatacccAATGTTAAATACTGCTTAAATTCACATTAACTAAAGAATGTTTAACCAACTCAAAACTGATTAAATATGGCAGTTCTGAAGTTAGATGGACAGAAATACAGTGGGCTCCCAGACAAGACAGTGAATGAAAATTCACCACATACTTGAATGCACAGCTCTGATAGTCATTGTTGATCTTCTTGCAATATGCTTCCTTGGTACCACGAACATTCTGCTGAAAACATGCATCCACAGCCACTTGTGCACCTGCATTAAAACGTGACAATACGGTTCAGTGGGAGTGTTCAGGTCCCCCTTCTCTCAAGATCACCCAGTGTTTACATGCTCAATGGCTAAGGGGATTATTCTATTTTTCTCAACATGTTAAGTCAACAATGCCTTCACGCACACACAACCTTATTTTTCTAAAGCTAGTAAATTGAAGTTATACACAATGACACTGTTCTCATGAAAACAGAGAACTTAATGAGCACGAGTCTGTAGAGAgggagtgtatgtgtgtgtgccctaTGCATGACTCTAGATTGTGTCAGCAGGCATGTACCTGCTCCCCACAGCCTCCTGCAGTGCTGCGTCAATGTGGGACATTGTCCGTTGTAGCAGTAGCCTTGATTAAAGTTGCAGGGAATCCCATTCATTTTGAAGGCATCCTTGGGACAGCGTGCCACCTGCCCTGTGCAGTACTCCACCAGGTCGCAGTCACCGGCGCTATTTCGGCAAAGGCTCCCAGCTGGTTTGAACTGATTGACAAGCCAAAGAACCAAAGACAACATGAAATTGTTTGCTTTGCGGCTCAGGATAATTCTAAAAATTGTGTTGCACATTAATGCAAAATGCTCTGTGTTGAACCACAGACATTTCACTGATGTTACTGTGGTTTCCTGTTTTTGGAAAAAGGCTCCAAGTAATATCAAAGTATGGTACATTGCCACCTCAGCAACTTGGCTTCAGCTTCCTGAAATTAATGTACAGCTGTGTTTCCTGACACCGCTTCTACTTAGAAGACTGCGATGCATGCAGGATAAACGACAGGAAGAGGGTGTTGCCTGCTGTTACCTGGCACTGAGAGCAGCACTCTCCCTCTGCGCACTCAGCTCCTTCTGCCAGCCGACAGGTACTGGCATTACAGCAGGGGTTCCTGCACTCCTACAACAGGCAAATTGAACAGCTGAaccacagtacatttatttagcagattcctTCCAATAAactcatcagcccacacaccttattcaccaaggtgacttacactgctcgatacactacttacaatgggtcactcatccatacatcagtggaacacactgtcactcacacactatagggaaccgaacatctttggactgtgggaggaaacccatgcagtcacagggagaacatgcacactccacacaaactgaacagggCTCGAACTCATGCCCTCTTACgcaacccaggcactgtgagactgcagcactacttgctctaccaccatgccacctgcacAGTAACAGGCAGCTGAACCCTAAGCTGGCCCACATCTAATGCACTACAGACAAAAATTAGAGCTGAATTTTACATATTGATAGCAGCATTTCTCCATGGTATTTAATCAGGCAGGCTACAGGCATTTACCTCAACGGTACCACAGTCACATTCCTCTCCTGGTTCCACAAAGGCATTGCCACATACGGGACCTCCAAACAGCTGATCTGTTTCTGGTACATTCAATAGGCATGATGGATTGGTGGTCTCCAAGAATGACTTCAGTTCTGCCTGACTGCAGGTACTGAAGAACTCTGGGTAGTCCAGTCTGAAGAATAGACAAACTGCCTTCAGCATCTTGCATTTCCCCTCATGGTGAACACTGACTGCATGAGattatgattacatttttttggacaaaGAGAGCATTACTAAAGTTATCTGTATTGCATTTAGTCTCATTTGTCTCTGACAAACCTCCTTTAGAGAGGCAAGTAATCAAGCTCCTCACCCAACAGTCTCTGACATGACACATTTCTTGGAAGACAATGACGGTCCACAAAGACAGGAAGCGGTATCGTGAGACATCCCCAGGTTGTGGCCCATCTCGTGAGCAATGGTAGATGCTACACCAATGGGATTCTTATTGTGATCCTGCACAGAGGAAGAAAACCATCACCTCTGATTTTGTACAGAAATTCATTCTGACACTTAAAGGACTGTTAAGCCTCTCAGAGATGCACtacatttgtttctcatttacTATGTAAAATGCATTCATTCCTTCTACAGTAAAACTACAGCACTGACAAGATCAAGAAGTACAGCCACACAAGGGGCCAAGAGGCCCTACCTCATTCACTGCACCAGAGCTTTCAGTACACATTGCAAATTTAGTTGCCAAGCCAACAGTAGGACCATCAAACTCTACaccactgagaaaaaaaaaaaaaaaaaaaaaaaaaaaaaaaaaaaagcaagtcaGTATTTTCATAATACTTCCATTTACTGTTAACAGCAGTTGGTATAATGtacttattgtatttttctgttacatacattgctttagagaaaagcatatgctgaatgaataaatgtgtcaaaattCAACAGCTGTTTAACATAAATGCATGAGAGAAACAACCTTATGGTCAGAAGACCAAATGCATTTAAACTTTAGTAAGTACATGTTGTACTAATTATCCATTGCATGTCATAGCTACTGAATTAAGGACTGGGGTCAAAGTGCAACTGTTTTACATGGTGCTATGACCAGGTAAACTCACGTGACAAACTGTGCATTAtcatgtttcttctttttgaggAGGCTTTCCCTGCGCCACTTGAGAAATCTTGTCAAGGTTTCATCTGGATCCGGGCTGACATCGATCTGGTCCCTGTCGGTCCAGATCTCCAGGCCCACAAGCATGACACGGATGTTCAGGGGCCGATACaactgaagaataaaaattaatgagcCTTACATTAAGAAGCTTCATTCAAATGAGATAAAAGCAGGCAGGTAAGACAAATAAGCAATGCATCTGTTACCTTATCAACATGATTTGCAATTTCTAGCATCCTGGATTCAGTTGTTTGCATACTTCTCCCAAAATTCTTAAACTGGAACAAGAATGGAAAAACTAAGCCACAGTTCTGAATTTAAGTTAACACATTTAACTTAATGCCTCTACAATGTAAACCATTCAGAAGACAACAGAAAGAAGCAGCTGCAAGTTTAGAGGACAATTATAACCATCTGGCCACTAATTGAACTAGAATTAAATTTGATCAAACCTTACTGAGTATTTGCAACAAGCAGagggatttgtgtgtgtgtgcagctcccTCAGGAGGAATGTTTGTGAGGAAATGCAGAATGATAATGTGCAGatacatttacacaaaatatTGTTCATAAAAATGATATTTCATGGACTGTTACAGTTAACTACACTAACATTCAAACCACAGCCCAAAATAACATTTCTAGATTTTATCTGCAGTTTAGATCCAATCCAGTTCTAACCTCTGAGTGGTCAACCACCAAGAACATCTCCACAAATCTTGTAACCTGGGGTCCTAAAAGATGCCTGGGTTTctgaaaacagaattaaaaaccAGATTAACACTCTTCTGCAAAGATCTAAGCcacaatttccaaaaaaattaatgtgcatGAGGAAAGTACTTTCTATTGGATCTTTTATTCCGATTGACACAATGAGATACAGATGAAAAGCATCCACATTAAAATCCAATTGCCCTTCATACATGTGTTGCTGGATGGATCTTTACCTCTTTAAAGAGTGCAGAGATGCGAGGGCTGAGGTCATATACGGTGCCATTGGAATGGCCGCAtgctgccctcctcctcctcctgagaTGCTCCTGTCTATAGAGGGCATGCTCCCCTTCTGTTGACCCCTCCAGGGGCTCAATGAGGTAGACCTGATGCTGTGCTCTTACAAAGCCCCTACAGGAAGTTGAGAGTGATCATCAGTGGCTGTAAGGGTGAGCGTTTAGTCCCTCAGACTGAGGCCAGCTGTGATGAAGACTAGAAGCAGCAGGTATTATAAGTAGATTTCATGATTAAGCAATCATTTTCAGGGATGCTCCTTCTTGTAGACAGCCTTAAACTAGACAGACTCATTTCTCATTAGGAAAAGCCATATGAAAAGGTGTGGTTGTTTGCCTTTGAACTGATGTTAATATGAATGCATCTGATCATAATCATTTAGAAAAGAATCAAAGGTTGCCCAATACTCAACTAGATTTTAAACTCTGTACTGTGATGTTAGGCGGTATTCATTCTACCAAAAGAAAACCAGACTGTTCACATAGCACTGCAGAATAAATGCAAGCAATCATGTCAGACCCAATACAATTCACCCTTAGCTAATGAGAAAATTGAAGAGCAATTTATATTAAACAGTAAGATATTGAAGCTAGCTAGTAGAGTAGGGAATAAATTAATCTCAGCACAGTAAATGAGGTGAAGAAAGGCAATTGATTTTGAAAGATAAGTCTTACACTGAATAAGAATGGATGTGGTCCCCCCCCAATTTTAACATATGGGGAGGGACTGCACTCCAATGGCAATGAAAGATGAATGCCAGGTGGCAACTTCATAAGCAGAATCACTCAAAAACAATCCACTTACTTACCGTATTCCACTACAGAGGCTGACACTGATAGCAGAATCTTCAACATCTTGGATGTGTCCATGATAATAACAGTGGTCCTACACAAAACAGGGAATTCAGCCTGTGTCCAATCCATGTACCCTTCCTCTATAGTTCCAGATTTGAGCCACAAGTTTCATTGCCACCAGTCACTGTTAAATAATGCAGTGGCAGAGAGAAACAGCCTCagatcccacctctagctgtagtacccttgagcaagacactgaccctaaattgctacagtaaaaattatacaagctgtataaatctccaaataattggaagtagcttaacattgtaagttgctctggaggaaagcatcagctaaatggaaaaaagtaaaagcatgAGCCCATGTAGCACTACTCCAGCACCTCCCAGTTATCCCCAACTTTTCTCCTGGTGTCTATTCAGACTAACCCTCCTGGATGTAAAGCCACCATTTTCCCTTTCCGCATTCTCTGCGCACCCTCCCCAACGTCCCTACTGCTGGTCAGTATTCTGCATCTTGTGATGGAAAGCATGCATAATGACAGGGCTATATAGTTTTCCCTCAAGCTCTTTAATAAACTGCAGAGTTTTCTGTAGGCATAAAAACAGGTAATGGTTGATCATTTTACTTACCCTATAAGCTGGAGACACAGTCACCTCTGACCCATTTTCCAAGTAGCTTGTCAGAGTGTAATTGCTTCCCAAAAGAAGcctaaagaaataatttaaaaaagtacctATTCATAAACATATTAGATGGCTAAAAGATTTACACTTGTCTATTATCACTTCAGTCTGAAAAAAACATCTATTAGATAGACCAAATAGTTTTTGGTATTAAATTAATGTCTCACTTATTCTTTTCAAGATAGACAGTGTAGTTCTTTCCTTCTATTGTCAAACTGTACTGCTGCTCATCTGGATATGTCTACAGGAGAAAGAGGAACAATTAAGAGATAAATCAGACATTTTAGAACACTGTGTAGCTATATGTGTAAATCTACAGATTCATACCAATGCAGACTTTTAGTTAGTGATAATACACACATAAAATAAGTCAGCAGGTAAGATGCAATATGAAAatccagggtttgagtcctgcttctgctgtagatTCCCTGAGGAAGGTACAAGACACCCTGAATTTGTAAAGAAAgactacagtgatttactcttAAACAGCAGGGTGAAGTTGTTGATTGTATGTCAGCTACATAAGGAACCATAAAATGACTGGTCAAATCAGTAAAATGAATCCCTAAATTGGGTCTGAATATTTGCAAGCATGAAGCAATGCAGTAAATATCACAATTTTATGATTAAATAGATCATATTTCCCCCAAAAAACTAATAAAGCAAGCCTTACGCCAAACAAAATCAAATTCGTAATTAAATAGTACTCCACTATGAATTATGGGGAGTAACTAAGGTTTTTGACGTGTGGTTCACATAGTAATGGAACATATGCAGTAACGGCCAATCTGGACATCaggcgagcgcgcgcgcgacaACTGAACTCGAGCGCCTCGCGGTACGAGTTCCGGTGTCATGCGACATCCGCTCGCGCGTACGGCAAGCAGAGGAGCCACGCTACGTGGGAAATCTGCGTAGGCAGAAGTCGTACTGGAGGAAGTAAGTTAGACAACTTGGGAAAACGGCTAAAAtagatttctgaaaatgtgatacTGACAAAGAGACCAAATAAGACTTAAATCACTTAACTCAAGTAGTAAACGCACCTGTGTTGCGGAGGAGCTCCGCTTAGTGTGAGAGCCCAGTTTCTGAGGTGTGACAACATCGTACTCCTTCACGTGAGGTAGTGAGAGGGAACTTCTGACACACAGTCCTGAAAAAGTTCTAAGTTACTTCAGTTCCCctcatgattaaaaaaaggaaaaaaaaaatcttgctaaATAGTCGGGGGGGACAAGGCTTTAATTTTACACTTCCCcgaaactgtaaatataatttgcGTTTGGCAGAGAGTTGAAAAACACACTATAGTAACTGATAACTTAGACTCCaaagctgccgcctttggacccgaaggttgcaggttcgagtcccacctctggctagtACCCAAGGCACTTGTCTAAATCACGCccttaaaaattacccagctgtatgaatgggtaaataattacctACTTTacacattgtaagttgcgttgagggaaaaaaaaaaaaaaaaagtcagttaaataaatcgtaaataaaaataccaagtcggagaaaaacgtcagctgaatgaataagtacATCTCCAGGTAGTACAATATAACATATTAGGTTCAATTTAACCGAATTTGTGTCTGTAGTTTTAGGCAAGTAGGtagcacaaaagaaaaaaaaaagcagagctaACTGAGTGCGTCGCCTGGCAGAAATGCGTCGTGCTAAATTAAACgggaaattgtacttttgctgagatacgTCGCTttgcgtctgctaaatcaataaatgtaaatgaacgtTGCCAGTCCAAGCCGTGCATGATTATTTCCAAATAATAACGGCTTCCTTCAAAGCTCTGAAGCTTACCCCAGGAAGAAATGCTTAGGAAGAGCAACCAAAAAGGTGAGTTGTGCCGCATGATGTAGGAAGGCACCTCCTGAAAATCTTAAATAAAAGCTCCGCAAAGCTGCACAAACTTATTTAAAAGTTTACCCTAAGCCCCGCCCCTTCGCCATATCCTGTCAACCAACTGACCAATGAGCTGCCAGTGTGTTAAACAAAGTCATTCAGTGATTCATAGTTGGATCACAGCGTTTGTTCCAGGAACATCTGTATTACACATGAGCTGAGAGTGTCCGAGAAAGCTTGAATTCACCTTTATgtcttatatttttaatatctgtaaTACGATTCGCGTATCAGCATCGTTGTTGTGAGCGAATTGGACCGCAAAGAGAGAAATGAGATTTTCTAATGTGTTTTATATACAAATCTCAGTGAGTTAAAAGGGAAATAATGTCTCAGGAAGGTGTGACAAAACTCCCAATATCATGTAGCATACTGTAGTGTATACCGAAcactaatgatttttttttgtgtttaagaAAGTTACTAAGATCTTAGTTAAATCAAAAAAAGTTGCAGCACTTTAACTACTAAAAGCTGCAACGCTCAATATattcagcaaaagaaaaaaagtacctTCTTGGGACTGTCCGTCAATAAATCTGTAAATCTCCAGTGTACTGGCGACATTTAGAGGGTAGCATTATCTTATGAGTATACAAACAAGTTTACTGTCATGAGCTTCAATTTCATAGCCTACTATAAATGTCTGCAGTCCTACAGttaaagtatttttacatttacatttattcatttagcagatgcttttctccaaagtggcgcACGTGTCAGAGAGAAATACAAgcacattacatcaacagaagaagataCTTGGATGCAGAAACGTAATCCTAgcgtacagtcaatttgtcaccatatgaaccagtatacatcatacgagtagctgtataaagggttatccattattcaacaatttctaataaaaatttattaaacataaacacatgtttatcatgcaccgaagagatcagaggagaagtgagtctgaaaaaggtgagctttgagacccttcttaaatgtcaAGAGAGCAAttccgagtgagaggggaaggtcgtttcTCCAAAATGGAGTCAGATTCGAAAAACTTTTGTgatttgattttggactttttgtgtgtgagaccaccaagcgggcagaggtggaggagcatggcagtctggttggggtgtagtgagtgatcaggtcttgaaAATATTGGGAgaagatccattgatggttttatAGGCCTtagccagagtcttgaatttgatctggccagctataggaagccaatgcagagagacaaggattTGTgacacatgggaacgctttggcaggtcaaacatgacttttgcagcagcattctgtattagcTGGAGagttttgatggcagaggccagaaggccaaacaggagagagttgcagtaatccTGGCAGGCTAACACCATGGCTGGAGCAGGAGTTGCATAGAGTTTGTTGCGAGATGTGGGCGGATCCTGCTTacgttatgcaggatgtatctgcaggaccgggttgtggttTCAATATGTTAAGAGAAAGGCAGACTTGAATCagtcattactcccaggctcttaggcGATGAGGCAGAgaaaatgagcgagttgtccgGTTAGTATttatgttaatctatttacgcATTTCAGAAATTTGATTCTGTTTGATTCTGCTCGTGGCCACCCTaacaaaattaatgttaaagagcagatgtattttctgtgtttgcaaGAACATATGAATGAGGCCTACGTATAGTCTTTAAGGATgggaaatgaataatttatgttGGAGACTCCGCACTGCTTTGATCAGATTATGCAAGGCTGTCTGCATCATGTGTCAGTATCATAACTGCAAGCCTCACATCATCCTGCCTCAGGGGAAATGCTACCATGTGTAACATGAAACAAACAGCCTCTTTGTTCAGTCAGAGCCAGGAGTGAACTTTAATGACATGGCCAGCATACAGTCAGTGTTGTCTTGCTATTCTTACCGCTGATTGCCACAACAGTAAAACATGCAATTCATAACCCTTTTAAACCGTGTTTTAAAATGAGGAGTTGTACTCAGCCCTGCAAAAAAATCAGGAAACAAATTCTGGGCAATTTTCGCATTTGTGAAGATGTGGGTAccgcggggtgcggtggcgcagtgggttggaccacggtcctgctgtccggtgggtctggggttcgagtcccgcttggggtgccttgcgacggactggcgtcccgtcctgggtgtgtcccctccccctccggccttacgccctcagttgccgggttaggctccggttccccgtgaccccgtatgggacaagcggttctgaaaatgtgtgtgtgtgtgtgtgaagatgtgGGTCTCGCTATAGTAGCTTTTGGGCGCCACCATGTGGAAGATTAAAAAAGTCCATCGTGGAGCACAATATATGAAGCGTAAACTGAGCGTCAATTGAGAGCGTTTAAAGTAATATTCGATGCTATAATAACAACTTACTCCGTAATAGTTTACACGTAACCTTTGAGTCATATTAAGATGGTCAGCCTTGAGAAATGTCTTCATTTAAATTCCAGTAAACTCTACCCTGGAAGGATGATATCACACTTGTTCACTCCCTGCAACTGGTCTAATACACATCATCGATCTCTATTACTATTTGCGGAGTAACATTCTAAATATGAAGAGAAAATCGACTAAAATACTTTGGTGTGATGTGTGGCATTTTCAGGTACGATCGAAAACGAGCGAGATATTAGTAAAGAAAGGTGCGAAAAGGTTTAAACGTGGATAATGGTGTTAAAAGCCTTCCTGGATGTAACAATAGGAACTATTGTTATATGCTGTTGCTGCAGGTGGTAGTTTTAGAGTGTGCACCGGAAAAAAACTAGCCCAGACAATGTGAGTGTGTAAGTGTAGTGTGTTAAGTATTAAACAGACATAGAACTGGGATTGTCTGTCTTTGAGAAGATTCAagagacagaataaaacactgGAGGAGTGACTGCACAAACACAGTGTGCTAGTCGACGGGCTGTCGATCAGTATATTATAGAAGGAGCCTGTGTGCTTAGAAATTTAAGAGAAATGTGGCCTGGAGCACTGTGTGTTCATGCAAGAAGATACACTTTGGGTGCATGCAAAGAAGTGTTTTATATGGACTCTGAAATACTTGAAATAGTAGCTGTGTGAGCCAGCGAACATGTCAAATACTtgagattttcttttaaaagtaaacacagaACTAGAGGTGAAACGATCTGagaattaaaatgttcatatgcTGGTGTCATACAGTTTTCTTTCCAGTTAGCACACACCCGTTTATTATGTCGTACTGGAAACTAATTACGGAAATGTCGTTAGAAACAAATATTGACAATATTATTGTTTATCTTTGCATTATATGCAGCACAATTTTAACAGTAACAATACATTTTCCGCCAAGGAAATCAAAACAGAGCCTTCAGTCATCGGCGGGAACACGaggttatttatatttaagttTTTGTTCCGCCCTGCAATTGGTTAATAATATCATTCCAATATTTTGCTACACTGCAGTGATTCGATGATGCGTTTAGGCGTCTCAGTATTTTGCCTGATTGAACAGCAACTTTTCGTATTAATACACTCTGAAGTGTTTGCggcaaaattaaaacattgtttttatagCGTTAGTAAAATTCGCCTGAGCACATGCTCAGTTTATTAACGCTTTACTGTGAATTCCTTTTTACTCAGTTTTGGTAATTATCATGATTAAATTTGAGTGTATCGCTGGACGGGCTTTAGGACCTTGCGGAAATGTAGCTCGTATACAGTAGTTACGCCAATGGATACAGAAGCGGAAGGAAgtgaggaaaacaaactgtaaGGCGCTGAAACGCTGGCAGAGCACTGGTAATTTCAGATGTTCTGAAGAACTCTTGTGGGTTAGTATGTGGCATTCGGAGTTGGGACAATTTTTAACAAGCAGTAATTCGGAAGAAACGCGTCTTGAGGCAATTCCAGTGTTGAACGTGCAGCCCAAGGAGTTTAGTTCACAAAGGCGGCGGAGTGACACTGAGAGACGTGAAGAAGATCCCGAATCGCCGTTCAGTTTCGCTCCGCAGAGAATGAGAATAAATACTGACCACGACTTCTTTGAAGTAGGTTTCTGTGAACTGGCAGCTGCATGACACGTGGaccttttgttttcaaattaataGGTAAATTTATGTTcgcatttttgtttgtgtttcttagCGCTGACTGGATTCTCTTCATTTATTCCGATAGGACGGGGACATCcacagacatttatatttacaggaTGTTGCCACCAGTGTGGCGGTCGCTTCTCAGGTTCCCACGTAAGTATGAGCGCAGCGCCGCGCGTGTGTCTCGCGTGCGCGTACGATGCCGTACAGTGTGGATTTAAACGCAACTGTgtctgcgtgtttgtgtgtgtttgcttacaGGGTGTCCGAGTTCAGGTGCCACATCTCCGGCTGTCACCAGCTCTTCAACACACTCGAAAGCTACGAGCAACACTACAGCTCCGTTCACAGGCACGTGTGTTCCAGCTGCAGACGTCACTTCCCGTCGAACCACCTGCTGGACATCCACATTCTGGAGTGGCACGACTCCTTGTTCCAGATCATGGCAGAGAAGCAAAACATGGTAACACGAGCAGACCCTGCAAGTGCTGAAGTGCTATGATTTGAGGATGCAGTGTAATTGATAGGCTGTTGAGTGTGTTTTTAATACATCATGCACACATCAAAGAGAATATTTTCTTAATAAATTGTCCttccttttaaaaaagtcatgttAATGTCAGATTTCTGTTAGAGATGTTCTCCAGCTGTGCCGTGTCTTGATACTGTTGAGGATATGCTGCTGTTGTGTGGTAACTTCTGGTACAGACTTTCCTCCATTGAGAGAAAGGATTGAGATGCTTGATTAAGACTTCTTTACTTTTCTTC harbors:
- the znf511 gene encoding zinc finger protein 511 isoform X1, producing MWHSELGQFLTSSNSEETRLEAIPVLNVQPKEFSSQRRRSDTERREEDPESPFSFAPQRMRINTDHDFFEDGDIHRHLYLQDVATSVAVASQVPTVSEFRCHISGCHQLFNTLESYEQHYSSVHRHVCSSCRRHFPSNHLLDIHILEWHDSLFQIMAEKQNMYQCLVEGCSSKFKTNKERKDHLIKAHRYPPDFRFDRSKKTKSRLPRKVEQQQQSDVSMDVGCDAGMDCREPVARESMEPSQSQNPNNLEVVMLEHKPKSNYSSKVPTTVCFGAGSVRGFRGRRKK
- the znf511 gene encoding zinc finger protein 511 isoform X2 — encoded protein: MWHSELGQFLTSSNSEETRLEAIPVLNVQPKEFSSQRRRSDTERREEDPESPFSFAPQRMRINTDHDFFEDGDIHRHLYLQDVATSVAVASQVPTVSEFRCHISGCHQLFNTLESYEQHYSSVHRHVCSSCRRHFPSNHLLDIHILEWHDSLFQIMAEKQNMYQCLVEGCSSKFKTNKERKDHLIKAHRYPPDFRFDRSKKTKRLPRKVEQQQQSDVSMDVGCDAGMDCREPVARESMEPSQSQNPNNLEVVMLEHKPKSNYSSKVPTTVCFGAGSVRGFRGRRKK